The Streptomyces sp. NBC_01439 genome contains the following window.
GGGACGAGACCGTCGCGCTGAGCCGGTGCGCGGCGCTCGCGGACGCCGCCGGACTCGGCCTCGTCGCAGCCCGCGCCCGGCCCGACGACCCCGAAGCCATGAGACTGCTGGGACTGCACGCCGCCGTCCGCGACGCTGTGCCGCTGCTGGTCGCCGTACCGCAGCCGGGCGGCTCCGGACCGCTCACCCCGGCCGTGACCATGTTGCGGGGTCCGCTGCTGGTGTGCGCCGCTCCCGGTACCGTACGCCCCGGGCCGCAACGGCCCGTACTGGCCGTGCCCCTGGGGCCGATCGAGTCCGCGGACCGCCGCACGGCCTGGCGTGCGGCGCTCCCCAACGCCTGGGAACACGCACCCGAACTGGCCGCCCGCCATCCGCTCGATCCGGCACTCACCGCGCAGGTGGCGCTCGACATGCGCGGCCGCACCGGACTCGCCTCCGCCGACGGGGGCGAGGACACGACTTGGGTCGTGGACGTCTCCGCCGCCATCCGGGCCCGCGCGGGCACGCTGCTGCCCCCGGGCGTGGAACTGGTCAGTCCATGCGCCGAGTGGCCTCGGCTCGTCCTGGCCGAGGAGGCGGACGGACAACTGCGGGATGCCGTGGCGAGGCTGAAACACCAGGCCCTCGTGCTGGACCGCTGGCAGCTGAGGGAGACGGCCCGCGCCAACCGCGGCGTACGCCTCCTGCTCACGGGGCCGCCCGGTACGGGCAAGTCGTTGGCCGCCGAGGTACTGGCGACCGCGGCAGAGCGCGACCTGCTGATCGTCGACGGTTCCGAACTGGTCTCCAAATACATCGGCGAGACGGAGAAGAACCTGGCGGCGTGCTTCGAGGTGGCCGAGCGCACCCAGGCGGTGTTCCTGCTCGACGAGGCCGATGCGCTGTTCGGCACCAGAACCGAGATCTCCGAGGCCAACGACCGCTTCGCGAACATGGAGACCGCCTATCTCTTGCAGCGGCTGGACCGGTTCGACGGGCTGGCCGTGCTGACGACCAACCTGCGCCAGAACATCGACGAGGCCTTCATCCGTCGGATGGACTTCGTGGTCGAGTTCCCGCTCCCCGACGACGTCGGGCGCCACCGGATGTGGCAACTTCACCTCCCGGCAGACCTGTTGCACTCAGACATCGACCTCGAAGCGCTGGCACGGTGTTATCCGGTGCCCGGCGGATGGATCCGCAATGCCGCGATCGGGGCCGCCTTCCGCGCGGCCGACGACGGAGCAACGGTCTGCCGGATCCGCCAGAACCATCTCGTCGACGCGATGCGGCGCGAGTACGGGAAGGCGGGCCGGCCGTTCCCCTGCAGTCCGCCCGGGCAGGGGGCGACGGGCGACCGGCGGGCCGCGCGGGCGCTCGCCGTGGCGCAGACCGGCGCGCCCGCTCCAGACACGGCGACCGACAGGCCCACTCAGAAGGAGAGATCATGACGGCGCTCGGCACCGGCAGCACCCCGTGCGGCTGCGGCGGCGCGTCCGCCCCGGACCTGCACGACACCTCACACGGCTCGGGATCCTGCGCCCCCGGGCCGTGCACCGGCGACGAGTTGCCGGTCAACCCGTTCCTCGCGCTGCGCGTGGCCTTCGGGATGCTCCTCGGCGAGGACGACTTCCGCGTGCTGATGGGCAACCCGCGCGGCAAGCTCATGCTGCACAACGCGTGGCTGCACGGCTCGGGCGTGGTGTGGGGGCTCGGTGTCCGACGGGACGGAGACGCACTGACGGTGGTGCCCGGCCTCGCCGTGGACGGACTCGGCCGGGAGCTCAGTCTGGATGCGTCGTGGTGCGTGTCCCTGACGGAATGGGCGGCCTCGTGGCTCGAACGGCACCCTTCGGAAGGCGAGTACGGGGAAGCGGGACAGGACAGCGACCACGGGCCCTGCCCGCCCGGGCGCCGGATGGTGACGGCCTGGGTCTACGCCGAATTCGCGTCCTGCCCCGACCGGCCGGTGCCCGCACTGGCCGACCCCTGCGACGTCACCCGGCGGCACGACGACTTCTCCCGGACCGTCGAAACGGCGCGGATCACGATCCGCACCTCCGAGCCCGACCACTGGCGTCCCTACCACCGGGTGCGGGTACTGCTGGGTCTCGACGAG
Protein-coding sequences here:
- a CDS encoding ATP-binding protein; the encoded protein is MHDDDRTSHDLSARAATVALRVAELLETTCSEEAAGESSALLRDWADDAVRRAEQIRGTEPLTGTPFDRLVHRLGIGPLEAELVLLAGLPEEHEGLAGTFRAMHPGGEPHPGVGLASLLVDRAARGAARNAAAHGRRPDRVALRRLLHEGPAVRGGVLTLEGDGPFHERSLVLADQLWEALHGHRAWPSSLEGVDPGPPVAGLDGWLGLPEVVRAVAALRSREPRVLLVTARDETVALSRCAALADAAGLGLVAARARPDDPEAMRLLGLHAAVRDAVPLLVAVPQPGGSGPLTPAVTMLRGPLLVCAAPGTVRPGPQRPVLAVPLGPIESADRRTAWRAALPNAWEHAPELAARHPLDPALTAQVALDMRGRTGLASADGGEDTTWVVDVSAAIRARAGTLLPPGVELVSPCAEWPRLVLAEEADGQLRDAVARLKHQALVLDRWQLRETARANRGVRLLLTGPPGTGKSLAAEVLATAAERDLLIVDGSELVSKYIGETEKNLAACFEVAERTQAVFLLDEADALFGTRTEISEANDRFANMETAYLLQRLDRFDGLAVLTTNLRQNIDEAFIRRMDFVVEFPLPDDVGRHRMWQLHLPADLLHSDIDLEALARCYPVPGGWIRNAAIGAAFRAADDGATVCRIRQNHLVDAMRREYGKAGRPFPCSPPGQGATGDRRAARALAVAQTGAPAPDTATDRPTQKERS